One Fundidesulfovibrio terrae genomic window carries:
- a CDS encoding cytochrome c3 family protein: MKKPFFVMVVCAMLVGVFCLPSLWAVDAPKGAMDLKVPAGATATKAPVKFSHETAGHKADCKSCHHKDGANMKCSGAGCHANVDPADKTSDKSYYMAYHKGDSTKSCVGCHKKAKEGGKNAPIACNACHPQQ; this comes from the coding sequence ATGAAGAAACCGTTTTTCGTTATGGTGGTGTGTGCCATGCTGGTGGGCGTTTTCTGCCTGCCCTCCCTGTGGGCCGTCGACGCTCCCAAAGGCGCGATGGATCTGAAGGTGCCCGCTGGCGCGACCGCGACCAAGGCCCCGGTGAAGTTCAGCCATGAAACCGCCGGGCACAAGGCCGACTGCAAGTCTTGCCACCACAAGGACGGAGCCAACATGAAGTGCTCCGGCGCCGGCTGCCACGCCAACGTCGACCCGGCCGACAAGACCAGCGACAAGAGCTATTACATGGCCTATCACAAGGGTGACTCCACCAAGAGCTGCGTGGGCTGCCACAAGAAGGCCAAGGAAGGCGGCAAGAACGCGCCCATCGCGTGCAACGCCTGCCATCCCCAACAGTAG
- the cobJ gene encoding precorrin-3B C(17)-methyltransferase produces the protein MVGLGPGDAALTAPLASRALAEAHAVAGYSTYLDLVPAQLLEGKRIISTGMMGEVERCSMAIEEALSGRDTVVVSGGDAGVYGMAGLVLELLEVRGLLDTVSCEVVPGIPALTGAAALLGAPLTHDFACVSLSDLLTPWELIEKRLEAAASADFVLVLYNPRSRRRSGLLARAFEIIQGHRGPQTPVGMVRQAWREGQSVRVSTLTEADPEAADMLTIVVVGNSQTRLAGGRMLTPRGYAQKYGMG, from the coding sequence GTGGTGGGGCTAGGGCCCGGCGATGCGGCCCTGACCGCGCCCCTGGCCTCGCGCGCCCTGGCCGAAGCCCATGCGGTGGCGGGCTATTCCACCTACCTGGACCTCGTCCCGGCGCAGCTTCTCGAAGGCAAGCGGATCATCTCCACCGGCATGATGGGCGAGGTGGAGCGCTGCTCCATGGCCATTGAAGAGGCCTTGTCCGGCCGGGACACCGTGGTGGTTTCCGGCGGCGACGCCGGGGTCTACGGCATGGCCGGGCTGGTGCTGGAACTCCTTGAGGTGCGAGGGCTCCTGGACACGGTGTCCTGCGAGGTGGTCCCGGGCATCCCGGCGCTCACAGGGGCGGCCGCCCTGCTGGGCGCGCCGCTCACCCACGACTTCGCCTGCGTGAGCCTCTCCGACCTGCTCACCCCCTGGGAACTCATCGAGAAGCGCCTTGAGGCGGCCGCCTCGGCGGACTTCGTCCTGGTTCTGTACAATCCGCGCTCGCGACGCCGCTCCGGGCTTCTGGCGCGCGCATTCGAGATCATTCAGGGACATCGCGGCCCGCAGACCCCTGTGGGGATGGTCCGCCAGGCATGGCGCGAAGGCCAGTCCGTGCGGGTTTCCACCCTGACGGAAGCCGATCCCGAGGCCGCGGACATGCTCACCATCGTGGTGGTGGGCAACAGCCAGACCCGCCTGGCCGGAGGGCGCATGCTCACCCCAAGGGGGTATGCTCAGAAGTACGGAATGGGTTGA